A single window of Syntrophotalea acetylenica DNA harbors:
- a CDS encoding NAD-dependent epimerase — protein sequence MQKILVTGTAGFIGFHLAKVLLDRGDEVVGLDNLNDYYDVSLKQARLAQLDGRPNFRFVKLDLADRDGMAALFKTEKFDRVVNLAAQAGVRYSLKNPHAYIDSNLVGFVNILEGCRHNEVQHLVYASSSSVYGANTRMPFSIHHNVDHPVSLYAASKKANELMAHTYAHLYRLPVTGLRFFTVYGPWGRPDMALFLFTKAILEGRPIDVFNYGKMRRDFTYIDDIVEGVMRTLDNTARPNPQWNGDQPDPGTSNAPYRLYNIGNNNPVELMHLIETLEKALGRTAEKNLLPIQPGDVPATYADVDDLTRDVGFKPSTSIEEGVGRFVAWYRGYFR from the coding sequence GTGCAAAAGATTCTCGTTACGGGAACGGCCGGTTTTATTGGTTTTCACCTGGCCAAGGTACTGCTCGACCGTGGCGACGAGGTCGTCGGGCTTGACAACCTCAACGACTACTACGACGTCAGTCTCAAACAGGCCCGTCTGGCGCAGCTCGATGGGCGTCCCAACTTCCGCTTCGTCAAGCTCGACCTGGCCGATCGCGACGGCATGGCGGCGCTGTTCAAGACGGAAAAATTCGACCGGGTGGTCAACCTGGCCGCCCAAGCGGGTGTGCGTTACTCCCTGAAAAATCCCCATGCCTACATCGACAGCAACCTGGTCGGCTTTGTCAATATCCTGGAAGGCTGCCGCCACAACGAGGTGCAGCATCTGGTCTATGCCTCGTCCTCGTCGGTGTACGGCGCCAACACCCGCATGCCGTTTTCCATCCACCACAATGTCGATCATCCGGTGTCCCTGTACGCGGCCTCCAAAAAAGCCAACGAGCTGATGGCGCACACCTATGCCCACCTGTACCGCCTGCCGGTCACCGGCCTGCGGTTTTTTACCGTTTACGGACCCTGGGGCCGCCCCGACATGGCCCTGTTTCTGTTCACCAAAGCGATTCTGGAGGGCAGGCCCATCGATGTGTTCAACTATGGCAAAATGCGCCGCGATTTTACTTACATCGACGATATCGTCGAAGGCGTGATGCGCACCCTGGACAACACCGCCCGCCCCAATCCCCAGTGGAACGGCGATCAGCCCGATCCCGGCACCAGCAACGCACCTTACCGCCTGTACAATATCGGCAACAACAATCCTGTCGAGCTTATGCACCTGATCGAAACCCTGGAAAAAGCCCTTGGCCGGACTGCGGAGAAAAACCTCCTGCCAATCCAGCCCGGCGATGTGCCCGCCACCTACGCCGATGTCGACGACCTGACCCGCGATGTTGGTTTTAAACCTTCCACCAGTATCGAGGAGGGGGTTGGCAGGTTCGTGGCGTGGTATCGGGGGTATTTTCGGTAG
- a CDS encoding SLC13 family permease, whose amino-acid sequence MSAAAIFTLLIVVLMLAALAFEVLAPDIIVFSALGVLLVAGVLTPAEAFAGFANPGMLTVGLLFIVAYAAQSSGLLAFFADHVMGRSGGGRRSLARMMGPVAGMSAFLNNTPIVAMFTPAIRDWALKHRLSPSKFLLPLSYASIFGGICTLIGTSTNLVVNGILLQQGHRSLGMFELAWVGLPCAVAGIAFLLLVGLRLLPERCDLAQQMETGGGREYFIEMLVPESSALAGKSVEQAALRNLGQLFLVQIQRGDERLAPIRPSDVLHGGDHLLFTGNLDAILRLQGLAGLMPVHEDEFCRTLRESGNGRILEAVVSRSSPMLGKTIKQGNFRARYDAAILAVHRHGERLRSNLGEVVLRPGDTLLLLAGDDFSKRWNHSREFYMMTRVVDIPRVDRRKGLMTVGVTAAMVALAAFGILDILKAAILAVILLIWTRCITVVEARRSIELNVLIIIAAALGLSRALEKTGAAGLLADHLIDSLRGLGPMGLLAAIYLATSLITEMITNNAAAALMFPIAMAVAGRQGLDPMPFAVAIAVAASASFATPIGYQTNLMVYGPGGYRFSDFLKLGIPLNLLYMAVALVVIPAVWGF is encoded by the coding sequence ATGTCTGCTGCTGCCATATTTACCCTGTTGATCGTCGTGCTGATGCTGGCGGCGCTGGCTTTTGAAGTTTTGGCGCCGGATATCATTGTCTTCTCTGCGCTGGGGGTGTTGCTGGTAGCGGGGGTGCTGACGCCGGCGGAGGCTTTTGCCGGTTTCGCCAATCCCGGCATGCTGACCGTGGGGCTGTTGTTCATCGTCGCCTATGCCGCCCAGTCTTCCGGGTTGCTGGCGTTTTTTGCCGACCACGTCATGGGGCGCAGCGGCGGGGGGCGCCGTTCCCTGGCGCGGATGATGGGGCCGGTGGCGGGCATGTCGGCGTTTCTCAACAATACGCCGATCGTCGCCATGTTCACGCCGGCGATTCGCGACTGGGCGCTCAAGCATCGTCTCAGTCCGAGCAAATTTCTGCTGCCGCTCTCCTACGCCTCCATTTTCGGCGGTATCTGCACCCTGATCGGCACCTCCACCAACCTGGTGGTGAATGGCATACTGCTGCAGCAGGGCCACAGGTCGCTGGGCATGTTCGAGCTTGCCTGGGTCGGTCTGCCCTGCGCCGTGGCCGGCATCGCCTTTCTGCTGCTGGTCGGGTTGCGCCTGCTGCCCGAGCGCTGTGACCTGGCCCAGCAGATGGAAACCGGCGGCGGCCGCGAATACTTCATCGAGATGCTCGTCCCCGAAAGCAGCGCTCTGGCGGGTAAAAGCGTCGAACAGGCTGCGCTGCGCAATCTCGGTCAGCTGTTTCTGGTGCAGATCCAGCGCGGCGACGAACGTCTGGCGCCGATTCGGCCGTCCGATGTGCTGCATGGCGGGGATCATCTGTTGTTCACCGGCAATCTCGACGCGATTCTGCGCCTGCAGGGCCTGGCCGGGCTGATGCCGGTGCATGAGGACGAATTCTGCCGGACGCTGCGTGAAAGCGGCAACGGCCGCATCCTGGAAGCCGTCGTATCCCGCTCCTCGCCCATGCTGGGCAAGACCATCAAGCAAGGCAACTTCCGTGCCCGCTACGATGCCGCCATTCTGGCCGTGCATCGCCACGGCGAGCGGTTGCGCTCCAATCTGGGGGAGGTGGTGCTGCGCCCCGGCGATACCCTGCTGTTGCTGGCCGGCGACGATTTCAGCAAACGCTGGAATCATTCGCGGGAGTTTTATATGATGACCCGGGTGGTGGATATCCCCAGGGTCGATCGCCGCAAAGGGCTGATGACCGTCGGGGTGACCGCCGCCATGGTGGCGCTGGCGGCTTTCGGCATCCTCGATATTCTCAAGGCGGCGATTCTGGCGGTGATCCTGCTGATCTGGACGCGCTGCATCACCGTGGTCGAAGCCCGGCGGTCCATCGAGCTTAACGTGCTGATCATCATCGCCGCCGCTCTGGGCCTTAGCCGGGCCCTGGAAAAAACCGGCGCCGCCGGTCTGCTGGCCGATCATCTCATCGACAGCCTGCGCGGCCTGGGACCGATGGGGCTTCTGGCCGCTATCTACCTGGCCACCTCGCTGATCACCGAGATGATCACCAACAACGCCGCCGCGGCCCTGATGTTCCCCATCGCCATGGCCGTCGCCGGCCGGCAGGGCCTTGACCCCATGCCGTTTGCCGTGGCCATCGCCGTGGCCGCCTCCGCCAGCTTCGCCACCCCGATAGGCTACCAGACCAACCTCATGGTCTACGGCCCCGGCGGCTACCGGTTCAGCGACTTTCTCAAACTCGGCATCCCGCTGAATCTGCTTTACATGGCCGTGGCCCTGGTGGTGATACCGGCGGTTTGGGGGTTTTGA